The Vibrio orientalis CIP 102891 = ATCC 33934 genome segment TCCTTTGGTCATCAACCTCTACACCTTCAGGAATTACAAAAGTAAACCGGTTCGCCTTTGGCTTATTGAGGTTAATGTTGTTAAACGTAAAGTTACTTTGCTGGCCATCTTGCTCAACCACACTAAAACCTTGCACAGCGCCTTGCTCATCAATGCTCAGCTTAAACTGACCTTGGTTACTATCTACTGCGGTAGGCGTCAGGATGAAAGTATCACCTTGCTGATCAACCTTGTAGTTATCCCAGTCACTGGCGCGATTACGTGTCAACAAAACAAAAGGGGTTTGCTCTGTTGCTTGCTCTTGCCAATAAATACTCACTTGTTCGATAAATGGACTGTAATACCAAAGCGATTGACCATCCGAAACCAATACATTTTCGTCTGGCGCCGTTGTCGTCCAACGAAATAAGCTCGGTCTAGCAATTTCGACCTTACCCTGCCCTTCCATCACAAGGTCACCTTCAGGGCTAATCAATTGCTGAGCAAAGTCCGCACTAAAGCCATCGTTCTTTTGTAAACGCTGGCTTAATTCATCTTTAGGCGCAGCTAAAACCGAAAAGCTCATCAAAAATAATACGGCCAATTTTTTCATTAAGTTCTACCCTGATTGTTGGTTTGCTCTAGTTATAACGTGCTTTAACCTTCTCTTTGACCGGAGAAGGTTAAGTTTGTTCGCTTGCGATAACTACTTTCCGCAGCACTGTTTAAACTTTTTGCCACTGTTACATGGGCAAGCATCATTGCGACCAATATCTTTATATGGATTAACACTTTGCGCTTTGGCACCAATCATTGCTTCGTCAGCTGACTGCGCGACCTCTGCAATCATCAGATCAATTTGATCAAGAAAATCTTCTAAGCTTGGTGGAAACTCGATACCTGATGCTTTCATCTGTTGTTGAGTTTGCGCTTCGTCGATCGCCAACATGAAGGTAGTCAGCATTGCTTGTAACATACGCAGCGTACCGTCACCAACATTCACGTCCACCCATTGCTCTTCAATGGTTGGCCACAAAGTCATAAAGCCTTCAGAAAAATCAGCTAACTGTTCGCGTTTAGCACCTTCATCTAGCATCGCTAACAATGAGTATTCATTGCGCTTTAGAAAGCTATATTGTTGATTGATCTGCGCTTCAATCGCACCTTTCGCTGCGTCCGCTTGCT includes the following:
- the lolA gene encoding outer membrane lipoprotein chaperone LolA; amino-acid sequence: MKKLAVLFLMSFSVLAAPKDELSQRLQKNDGFSADFAQQLISPEGDLVMEGQGKVEIARPSLFRWTTTAPDENVLVSDGQSLWYYSPFIEQVSIYWQEQATEQTPFVLLTRNRASDWDNYKVDQQGDTFILTPTAVDSNQGQFKLSIDEQGAVQGFSVVEQDGQQSNFTFNNINLNKPKANRFTFVIPEGVEVDDQRN
- a CDS encoding YecA family protein: MKYQLLTLEDSITDESPFFIEGLTLAANLATKPLAPETWLPSVFAQQADAAKGAIEAQINQQYSFLKRNEYSLLAMLDEGAKREQLADFSEGFMTLWPTIEEQWVDVNVGDGTLRMLQAMLTTFMLAIDEAQTQQQMKASGIEFPPSLEDFLDQIDLMIAEVAQSADEAMIGAKAQSVNPYKDIGRNDACPCNSGKKFKQCCGK